AACGCAGCGGAACAACCCGGCCATCAACAACCTGTTCCTGCCCGAAGAACACTTCAAAAGCAACCATACGCCGAACATCACGGTGCTGTCGCACGAGCCGCGCCGGAATGCTATTGCGCAGTTGCTGAACGGCTTCGGCTTTCTGGATGCGGACATCAACGGCAAAAACCTGTTTTTCCACTACTCGGAACTGGACAACTGCGACTTCAATGACCTGAGCATTGGCGACGTGGTAGAGTATAAACTGGGACGCAACGACCGCGGCGAGTGCGCCATCGAGATTCAGAAGGTCGAGTACATGGATCGGGACGAAGAAACCGAAGAAGCTCCGTACAATTACGAAGAAGAAGTATAAACGCGCTTCCCGCAGTTTACTCAAAAGCCGTCCCGTCCATAAGAGCGGGGCGGCTTTTGATTTTGAGTACAGGTACAGAAGGCGCCAATAGCGGAACACAAGTTGCAACGCTCGTTAGCGAGGATTCATGCGGTCGAAAGCGCCTTTTAGTTCCTGCGGTGTTGCCTTGGCCATGGCCTCGCTAAACCCAAACGTCAGGGTAGTTTTTCCTTCTTTCAACTGCTCAAAAATGGCCTCAATGAAAGCACTGACCGGCGGAGCGGCATCGTGCAGGCCCTTGCCCCCCAAGTCGGTATTGAGCGCCGGGGGAATCACTTCGATCACCTCTATGCCCTTCGCCTGCAACAGATACTGCGCCGACAAGGTGAAGGAATGGAAAAAGGCTTTTGTGGCCGAATACACCGGTACTTTGGTCAACGGCACAAACGACAGCCCCGACGTAACGTTCAACACGGTGGTCAGGGAAGGCAGCCGGAGAAACAGCGACGTCAGGTGCAGCGGCGCTTCTACGTTCGTAGTGATCTCCGCTTTGGCGCGCTGGTAAAAATCGGCATCGGTGAGTTGCATCCACTGCTGAATGCCAGCGTTGTTGACGAGCACATTCAGGTCCGGATGCTCGGCGGCGACCCACTCAAAAAGCGCAACGCGTTCCTCTTCGAGCGCTAGGTCACAAACCCGCGTCACCACCTGCGGGTGCTTTTGAGCGACTTCCTGCAACGGCGCTTCGCGCCGACCGCAAATCAGCACAGTGTTACCTTCCTGCACAAACCGCTCGGTGAGGCCCAGCCCAATGCCGCTGGCCCCGCCGGTAATCAAAATTTTATGGCCGGATAATTTCATAAGTCTTTCTGGTTAGTTGCGATGGGATTCCCGCTTTGTTTACAAATTCATTCCTCCTGATACTTCGATACGTTGCCCGTTGATCCAGCGGCCCTCTTCCGTGCACAAAAAAGCCACCACCCCGCCAATGTCTTCGGCCACTCCGGCCCGGCCCAGGGCGGTCATGCCGGCGACCCTCTGGTTGAGCTCCGCATTGTCGCGCACCGCGCCCCCGCCAAAATCAGTCGCAATGGCGCCCGGTGCCACAACGTTGGCACGAATCCCGCGCGCACCCAGCTCTTTCGCCTGGTAGCGGGTCAGCGTCTCAATGGCCCCTTTCATCGCCGCGTAGGCCGACGCGCCGGGCAAGGAAAACCGCGCCAGTCCCGACGAAATGTTCACGATGCCGCCCCCGTCGTGCATCAGAGCAAGCGCCTTTTGCGTCAGGAAGAAAACGCCCTTGAAATGGATCTGAGAAAGGGCATCGAAGTGCGCTTCAGTCGTTTCGGCAAACAGGGCGTGATGCCCCGTTCCGGCGTTGTTGATCAGGTAGTCGAAGCGGTCGGTGCCGAACGTGCGGCGCAGTGCCGATTTGAGTGTTTCCATAAAGGTCTCAAAGCCTGCCACGCTGCTGGTATCGAGTTGCAAGGCCAGCGCTTTCCGACCCGTTTGCGCAATTGCAGCCACCACCTGTTCCGCTTCCTCTTTTTTACGGTGGTACGTTAATACTACGTCCAGCCCTTTTTCGGCCAGGCGCAAGGCCATGTCTTTGCCTAAGCCGCGGCTGCCGCCTGTCACGAGTGCAATTTTAGGTTGCTCTGCCATGTCGATGTTGATTTGAAATGAAAAGACGCGTTATCGTGTCGACGAGTAGAACCCTTTCGACACCACAAAGTTGCTCCCAAACCGCAAGGTGCTGTTTGCGAAAGTCAATCCATCTTTTGCAAAAATCAAATCTCTTAATTACGCCCGAAAGGCCATCGGCGAATGCGTGGTGTGCTTCCTGAAAAAGTTGGAAAAGTGGGCGACTTCCTCAAAACCCAGGCTGTAGGCAATTTCTGACACGCTCCAGTCGGTCTGTTTCAGGAGCAGTTTCGCTTCCTGCGCAATCCGGCCTTTGATCAGGTGCGACGTGGTCTTTCCAGTATTTTCCTTCAACACTTTGTTCAGGTGATTCACGTGAATGGCCAGCCGCTCCGCGTAATCTTTGGCGGTCCGCAACTGTAGCGTCTGTTGCGGCGACTCAATCGGAAACTGCCGCTCCAGCAGTTCCACAAACAGCGACGACACACGGGCCGAAGCGTTGTGGGTCGGATGGAGGGCCGTGGCGGGTTGCAGTTTCTGCCCGAAGTGGAGAAGTTCCAATACGTAGGTGCGTAGCAGATCGTATTTGTAGGCATAATCGGAAGCGATCTCCCGGTGCATTTTCCCAAAAAGTTGCCCCAGCTCCTGAACCTGCTCTTCCGTGAGGTGAAACACCGGCACCACGCCTGCCTTAAAAAGTGGCAAATCGTCCAGCACCACGCCCGTTTTGGCCGACGTCATGAACGCCTCGGTAAAAATGCAGAAGTGTCCCGCCTGGTCATCGTCCTGCGGCAGGTAATGGTAGGGTACCTTGGGGGTGGCGAACAACAGCGCACTTTTCTCGATGTCGATCACCTTGTCGGCATATTCGGCCCGGTTCCGCCCCTGAATCAGGCTGATTTTGTAGTAGGCACGCCGGTTGTAAGGCATGGCGGGTTTCACCTTCATGCGCTCGCGTACTTCTGCCGTGTTGAACACGTTAAAGTGCCCGATTTCTTTGCTGATTCCCTTCGGGATCAGTTCCGTGCCTTCGGGACTCAGGGCCATCGCCTCCCGGTAAAACTGCTCGACCGACGTAATTTCCATGGAACCCTTTGTTTGCAAAAATCAAAGGTACGAAAAAGAACCGGTTCGTTTCACCAGACGATACTCAAAAGCTGTAGCCGAGCCCGGCACTCAGGAAAGGTAGCACCTGCTTTTCTGCCTGCGCGAACGAGAAATGCGACGCGTCGTCTACCGCAAGTAGTGAGGCCTGCAACAACGCATTCCAGAACAGTCCCCGCCCCTGGGGTTGTTTCCGAAGGCCAGCGCGGATGCTGGGAATGGCCACAAGTTCGTTCCTTTCGTAGCCCGCCGTTTGCGGCTCAGGGGTAGAGTCGTACCGGTCCAGCAAACCCGCCACCGAAACGCCCAGTTCCAGGTACTTGTTGCTGGCCCGGAGGCGGTTCAGGTACGACGCACCCACCGGCACACCCAATACATGCCGCCGGCGGTCGAACATGGGCACGCCTGTAAAACCCACCCGAACCGCCAGGTTCTGGTCCGAACTTTTGAACAGCAGCCGCTCGTAATTTAGGGAATAAAAGAAGGCCGCCCCTCCCGCCTCAAAGTAGACGGTGTTGCGTGCCACATCGGCCGATTGACTTTTAGCGGTGAGCGAAAACAGGAGAAATGCACAAAAACAGACGAAAAATGTGGATGTTGAGCGCATGGTGTTTGTGTGAAGTGATGTATGGAAACGTAACCCTACGCTCTCGTATTGTGCCGCTTGCGTTACTTCGTGCCCTGGCACTGCCCCGGATAGGCACATGATTCTTAAAGCGGGATACGCCTCCGACGCGGGGGCTTTTGAAGAGCTTGTTTCATTAATTCGCAGGCCTTACGGCGCGCCTTCGCCTCGAAGGGGAGACCAGCGCCATGAATACCTGCCAGTAGGGAAACGAAGCCTTGGGCGGTGGGTTAAATTCTACGCGACAGCCGCCAGCATCAACACCATCGGTAGCACGATCCCACACAGTGATTTACACGGAACCTTTGTATCCTGTGCGGAGAGCGTGAATTTTCGTTGCATACATCAACAGCACTACAAAACGCCTAAAAGACATAGGCACGTACTGCATCACGCTCATCAGCCCCCGTGC
This region of Catalinimonas alkaloidigena genomic DNA includes:
- a CDS encoding helix-turn-helix domain-containing protein, with protein sequence MEITSVEQFYREAMALSPEGTELIPKGISKEIGHFNVFNTAEVRERMKVKPAMPYNRRAYYKISLIQGRNRAEYADKVIDIEKSALLFATPKVPYHYLPQDDDQAGHFCIFTEAFMTSAKTGVVLDDLPLFKAGVVPVFHLTEEQVQELGQLFGKMHREIASDYAYKYDLLRTYVLELLHFGQKLQPATALHPTHNASARVSSLFVELLERQFPIESPQQTLQLRTAKDYAERLAIHVNHLNKVLKENTGKTTSHLIKGRIAQEAKLLLKQTDWSVSEIAYSLGFEEVAHFSNFFRKHTTHSPMAFRA
- a CDS encoding SDR family NAD(P)-dependent oxidoreductase produces the protein MAEQPKIALVTGGSRGLGKDMALRLAEKGLDVVLTYHRKKEEAEQVVAAIAQTGRKALALQLDTSSVAGFETFMETLKSALRRTFGTDRFDYLINNAGTGHHALFAETTEAHFDALSQIHFKGVFFLTQKALALMHDGGGIVNISSGLARFSLPGASAYAAMKGAIETLTRYQAKELGARGIRANVVAPGAIATDFGGGAVRDNAELNQRVAGMTALGRAGVAEDIGGVVAFLCTEEGRWINGQRIEVSGGMNL
- a CDS encoding SDR family oxidoreductase — translated: MKLSGHKILITGGASGIGLGLTERFVQEGNTVLICGRREAPLQEVAQKHPQVVTRVCDLALEEERVALFEWVAAEHPDLNVLVNNAGIQQWMQLTDADFYQRAKAEITTNVEAPLHLTSLFLRLPSLTTVLNVTSGLSFVPLTKVPVYSATKAFFHSFTLSAQYLLQAKGIEVIEVIPPALNTDLGGKGLHDAAPPVSAFIEAIFEQLKEGKTTLTFGFSEAMAKATPQELKGAFDRMNPR